A stretch of Metabacillus sp. FJAT-52054 DNA encodes these proteins:
- a CDS encoding MEDS domain-containing protein, with protein MNTSIQDMKKKIDEYKSGHILYLIDDPQAYLKNAAAYILSGVEQGDHVFVIENDRMFTSLYELVKASLTRTQLDRVHFVNNFDFYYSRGDFHTPTIVAYFLEVVKPIIDAEQSYRTWAHIEWGKLQDIEDEVDAYEINAQKTVHEMDLLSVCAYDKDRLTENMKGSLLNSHDCLMLEDEIVLLNQQDAVGD; from the coding sequence TTGAATACATCCATTCAGGATATGAAAAAAAAAATAGATGAGTATAAAAGCGGGCATATCTTGTACCTAATAGATGACCCGCAGGCGTATTTGAAGAATGCGGCTGCCTATATCCTGTCGGGAGTTGAGCAGGGAGACCATGTTTTTGTCATTGAGAATGATCGAATGTTTACTTCGCTATATGAGCTGGTTAAAGCTTCTTTAACAAGGACTCAGTTGGACCGGGTTCATTTTGTGAATAATTTTGATTTTTACTATTCCCGAGGGGATTTTCATACGCCGACCATTGTGGCCTATTTTCTGGAGGTTGTGAAACCAATTATTGATGCAGAGCAATCATATCGGACGTGGGCTCATATTGAGTGGGGAAAGTTACAGGATATTGAGGATGAGGTTGATGCATATGAGATCAATGCTCAAAAGACTGTGCATGAGATGGATTTGCTTTCTGTTTGTGCATACGATAAGGATCGGCTGACTGAAAATATGAAGGGTTCACTTTTGAACTCCCATGATTGTTTAATGCTTGAAGATGAAATTGTGCTTTTGAATCAGCAGGATGCTGTTGGGGATTAA
- a CDS encoding MerR family transcriptional regulator, producing MAERCDVTKRTIDYYTNLGLLKAERSPSNYRYYNYSSIERLNYIEECKADGMHLIDIKKRLLEKDAEEIDVLELRLKISGLEKDVSEVLAHLDKNDKTSLESIKKNLSHESLSLIQTLLVLLN from the coding sequence TTGGCTGAAAGATGCGATGTTACTAAGAGAACCATTGACTATTATACAAATCTTGGACTGTTAAAAGCAGAACGTTCCCCTTCTAATTATCGCTACTATAATTATTCTTCCATTGAGAGGCTGAATTATATAGAAGAGTGCAAGGCTGACGGAATGCATTTAATTGATATCAAGAAACGGCTTCTAGAAAAGGATGCAGAAGAAATAGATGTGCTTGAATTAAGACTGAAAATCAGCGGTTTGGAAAAGGATGTTTCTGAGGTGCTGGCTCATCTTGATAAAAATGATAAGACAAGCCTTGAGTCGATTAAAAAGAATCTTTCTCATGAAAGTTTATCATTGATTCAGACACTGCTTGTGCTGCTTAATTAA
- a CDS encoding hemolysin family protein, translating into MTAINLIMFVLLIALTGFFVATEFAIVKIRMSRIDQLIEEGRKGAIAAKKVVSHLDEYLSACQLGITVTALGLGWLGEPTFEILLHPIFEYFNVNDSMAHILTIGIAFALVTFLHVVIGELAPKTVAIQKAEAVALAFAKPIIWFYRIMYPFIWFLNGSARFLVGLFGLKPASEHELAHSEEELRLLLSESYKSGEINKNELKYVNNIFEFDERVAKEIMVPRTEIVSISVDDSFDTIMETMIEENYTRYPVADGDKDNIIGFINVKELLTAKVMNREMDKNLNLPSFINPVIRVIENIPIHDLLVKMQKERTHVAILMDEYGGTSGLVTAEDILEEIVGEIRDEFDEDEVAEIRKVGEQHYILDAKLLIEDVNDLLGTELENEEVDTIGGWFLTQNIDAKSGSEIEEEGYLFRVHEIEGHQIYYLEVKKL; encoded by the coding sequence TTGACAGCTATTAATTTGATTATGTTTGTTTTATTAATTGCATTAACCGGATTTTTCGTTGCGACGGAGTTTGCAATCGTAAAGATTCGTATGTCCAGGATTGACCAGCTGATTGAAGAGGGCAGGAAGGGTGCGATTGCTGCTAAAAAGGTTGTTTCGCACTTAGATGAATATTTATCAGCCTGTCAGCTTGGTATTACGGTTACAGCTCTTGGACTGGGGTGGCTTGGTGAACCGACGTTTGAGATTCTCCTGCACCCGATATTTGAATATTTTAATGTGAATGATTCGATGGCTCATATATTGACGATTGGGATTGCGTTTGCGCTTGTGACGTTCTTGCACGTTGTTATCGGGGAGCTTGCGCCTAAAACGGTTGCGATTCAGAAGGCAGAGGCTGTGGCGCTTGCGTTTGCTAAACCGATTATTTGGTTTTACCGTATTATGTATCCGTTCATTTGGTTCCTGAATGGATCGGCACGTTTCCTTGTTGGTCTTTTTGGGTTGAAACCTGCTTCTGAGCATGAACTCGCCCACTCGGAGGAAGAACTGCGACTGCTTCTCTCAGAGAGCTATAAAAGCGGTGAGATTAACAAGAATGAATTGAAATATGTGAATAATATTTTTGAATTTGATGAAAGAGTTGCGAAGGAAATTATGGTTCCCCGCACTGAAATCGTGAGCATTTCTGTAGATGACAGTTTTGACACGATTATGGAAACGATGATTGAAGAAAATTATACCCGCTATCCAGTAGCTGACGGCGATAAGGATAATATCATTGGCTTTATAAACGTGAAGGAATTGTTAACGGCTAAAGTAATGAACAGGGAGATGGATAAAAATTTAAACTTGCCATCCTTTATAAACCCGGTAATCCGTGTGATTGAAAATATTCCGATTCATGATTTGCTTGTGAAAATGCAGAAGGAGCGGACGCATGTTGCCATCCTCATGGATGAATACGGAGGTACCTCGGGCTTGGTGACAGCTGAGGATATCCTTGAAGAGATTGTTGGGGAGATCCGTGATGAGTTTGATGAGGATGAAGTGGCTGAAATCCGCAAGGTAGGCGAGCAGCACTACATTTTGGATGCAAAACTGCTGATTGAGGATGTAAATGATCTGCTTGGTACGGAGCTTGAGAATGAAGAGGTTGATACGATCGGCGGCTGGTTCCTTACTCAGAATATTGATGCTAAATCCGGCTCGGAGATTGAAGAGGAAGGGTACTTGTTCCGTGTTCATGAAATTGAAGGGCATCAAATTTATTATTTAGAGGTTAAAAAATTATAG
- a CDS encoding DUF1206 domain-containing protein: MELSRSKAGARQSAEQTKQDTKPWIRRLGRFGYMAQGLVYGLIGILAFMAAIGAGGKTTDTKGMLQSLPGMPLGELLLWIIGIGLIGYSIWGIVKCFTDPENKGSDAKGIAIRIGYLISAGIYGSIAFNAIKIAVNGGGSGGGSEQSMSAKLLSQPYGQWVIAIIGAIIIGYGIYEFISGYKEKFMTKFRASEMSLHERKIARNSGKMGLIARGIVLAMIGFFFIEAAYTADPSQYKGLDGALSELSSQPFGQWMLGAVALGLILYGVYGVIRGRYEHMSFGGK, translated from the coding sequence ATGGAATTATCAAGATCAAAAGCGGGAGCGCGGCAGTCTGCTGAGCAAACGAAGCAGGATACAAAACCATGGATTAGGCGTTTAGGACGCTTCGGCTACATGGCTCAAGGACTTGTTTATGGATTGATTGGGATTCTTGCCTTTATGGCAGCAATCGGGGCTGGAGGCAAAACAACCGATACGAAGGGAATGCTTCAATCACTTCCGGGCATGCCGCTTGGAGAGCTTCTCCTCTGGATTATCGGAATCGGATTGATTGGCTACAGTATATGGGGAATTGTTAAATGTTTTACCGACCCGGAGAACAAAGGATCTGATGCGAAGGGCATCGCTATCAGAATCGGCTACCTTATCAGCGCAGGTATTTATGGAAGCATTGCCTTTAATGCCATAAAAATCGCTGTAAATGGCGGAGGTTCAGGCGGAGGCTCTGAGCAGAGCATGTCAGCGAAGCTTCTCTCCCAGCCCTACGGTCAATGGGTGATCGCAATTATCGGCGCTATCATTATCGGCTACGGAATATACGAATTTATCTCCGGCTACAAAGAAAAGTTCATGACTAAATTCAGAGCCAGCGAAATGAGTCTTCACGAGCGTAAAATTGCCCGCAACTCAGGAAAAATGGGGCTTATTGCACGCGGCATCGTATTAGCTATGATTGGATTCTTCTTCATTGAAGCTGCCTACACTGCTGACCCAAGTCAATACAAAGGCTTGGATGGAGCCCTTTCAGAGCTTTCCAGCCAGCCTTTTGGCCAATGGATGCTTGGAGCCGTCGCACTCGGACTGATCTTGTATGGGGTATATGGTGTTATCCGGGGAAGATATGAACATATGAGTTTTGGAGGAAAATAA
- a CDS encoding PH domain-containing protein, with protein MFMYFPSKKDWWVYLVIWGGALAGCLSPFLAGRDYEALFVTVPLTGFLIWLWFSTGYLIEGEKLTIRYGPFTNTISIMEITSIRKTKNPLSAPALSIDRLEITYGRWFDIAVVSPKEKQEFVKMLKQIQPGIKEK; from the coding sequence ATGTTCATGTATTTTCCATCTAAAAAAGATTGGTGGGTTTATCTTGTCATTTGGGGAGGAGCCCTTGCCGGATGCCTCTCGCCGTTTCTTGCCGGCAGAGACTACGAAGCTTTATTTGTTACCGTTCCACTGACGGGCTTTCTGATATGGCTCTGGTTTTCAACCGGTTATTTAATAGAGGGCGAGAAGCTTACGATCCGCTATGGTCCCTTTACAAATACCATATCCATAATGGAGATTACGAGCATTAGGAAAACGAAAAATCCATTATCTGCTCCCGCTTTATCAATAGATCGACTGGAAATTACCTATGGGAGATGGTTTGATATCGCGGTTGTATCTCCTAAGGAGAAGCAGGAGTTTGTTAAAATGCTGAAGCAGATTCAGCCCGGTATTAAAGAGAAATAG
- a CDS encoding MaoC family dehydratase, translating to MSIQAGDVLTWERTFSAEEVVLFAELTGDQGQHHMEKDEQGRLMVHGLMTASIGTKIGGDMNYIAREMVSEFLRPVFTGDTITCEVTVTELEEKEGFNRVAMKSVYRNQAGKEVLVGTSHGIIRQ from the coding sequence ATGAGCATTCAAGCAGGGGATGTATTGACTTGGGAACGAACGTTTTCGGCAGAAGAGGTTGTCCTTTTCGCAGAGCTCACCGGTGATCAGGGACAGCATCATATGGAGAAAGATGAACAGGGACGACTAATGGTCCACGGACTCATGACTGCGAGTATCGGAACAAAAATCGGCGGGGATATGAACTACATTGCCAGGGAGATGGTCAGTGAATTCCTGCGGCCGGTCTTTACGGGAGATACGATTACATGTGAAGTGACTGTAACTGAGCTTGAGGAAAAAGAAGGTTTCAATCGAGTTGCCATGAAAAGCGTATACCGGAATCAGGCCGGGAAAGAAGTGCTTGTCGGAACGAGCCATGGGATTATTAGACAGTAA
- a CDS encoding phenylalanine--tRNA ligase beta subunit-related protein has translation MEITVNHELKELEPSFKIGIALYRGIEVGDSPQMLKGRMRLFQESLYFDFENQEIKDIPAVQEWRALFKKAGTDPNRYRPAQEAIFRRIKKQQYLETIHSAADINNFFSMEYQIPIGIYDLDRLNGNIEIRIGNSDDTYEAINGREVSMEKKILSADGNGAFGSPYVDSKKTAASRETVNALQIVYLAPSMEEPEAEKLLSALTSMFVQIHGGTEEHFILS, from the coding sequence ATGGAAATTACAGTTAATCATGAATTGAAAGAGCTGGAGCCTTCGTTTAAAATCGGAATCGCTCTTTATCGGGGAATAGAGGTAGGAGACTCTCCACAAATGCTGAAGGGGAGAATGAGGCTGTTTCAGGAATCCTTATATTTTGACTTTGAAAATCAGGAAATAAAGGACATTCCAGCGGTTCAGGAATGGCGCGCTCTTTTTAAAAAAGCCGGGACGGATCCAAACCGGTACCGCCCTGCTCAGGAAGCCATTTTCCGAAGAATTAAAAAGCAGCAGTATTTGGAGACCATCCACTCCGCTGCCGACATTAACAATTTCTTCTCGATGGAATATCAAATTCCAATCGGCATCTATGACCTGGACCGGTTAAACGGAAACATCGAAATCCGCATCGGAAATTCAGATGATACATATGAAGCCATCAATGGACGTGAAGTCTCAATGGAAAAGAAAATTCTATCTGCAGATGGCAACGGAGCATTTGGAAGCCCCTATGTCGACTCCAAAAAAACAGCCGCCAGCAGAGAAACGGTCAACGCCCTGCAAATCGTCTATCTCGCTCCATCTATGGAAGAGCCTGAAGCAGAGAAGCTGTTATCAGCATTGACAAGCATGTTCGTTCAAATTCATGGCGGAACGGAAGAGCATTTTATTCTATCATAA
- the queG gene encoding tRNA epoxyqueuosine(34) reductase QueG: protein MNIGALKEEVIAYSKTIGIDKIGFASADTFETLKGRLLMQQELGYQSGFEEPDIEKRTNPGLLVPKAKSIIAIALAYPSKMKNAPKSTREDRRGIFCRASWGKDYHDVLREKLSKLEEFLKEKSPDVRVKSMVDTGELSDRAVAERAGIGWSGKNCATITPEFGSYVYLGEIVTNIPFEPDQPIEDQCGTCNKCVDVCPTGALVQGGQLNAQRCIAYLTQTKGFLPEEFRTKIGNRLYGCDTCQTVCPENKGKDFHLHEEMEPDPELAKPSLKPLLSMSNREFKDKFGHVSGSWRGKKPIQRNAIIALAHYKDTTALPDLYKLVKDDPRPVIRGTAAWAIGKIGQAESISFLEEHLRKEEDDEVLKEMRAGLDVLRK from the coding sequence ATGAATATTGGAGCATTAAAAGAAGAAGTCATTGCCTACAGCAAAACGATTGGAATTGATAAAATCGGCTTTGCAAGTGCGGATACATTTGAAACGCTAAAAGGACGGCTTCTTATGCAGCAGGAACTTGGCTACCAATCAGGCTTTGAAGAACCCGATATTGAAAAGCGGACCAATCCCGGCCTGCTTGTACCCAAAGCTAAATCGATCATTGCCATTGCTCTTGCTTATCCTTCTAAAATGAAAAACGCACCGAAAAGCACGAGGGAGGACCGCCGCGGAATTTTCTGCCGTGCTTCATGGGGCAAGGATTATCATGACGTGCTGCGGGAAAAGCTATCGAAGCTGGAAGAGTTTTTAAAAGAAAAATCTCCGGACGTCCGGGTTAAATCCATGGTCGATACGGGCGAATTGTCAGACCGGGCTGTCGCCGAACGGGCAGGGATTGGCTGGAGCGGAAAGAACTGCGCAACGATCACACCAGAGTTCGGTTCCTATGTGTATCTGGGGGAAATCGTCACAAATATTCCCTTCGAGCCTGATCAGCCAATTGAGGATCAGTGCGGAACCTGCAATAAGTGTGTAGATGTCTGTCCTACAGGTGCACTTGTCCAGGGCGGACAGCTCAACGCCCAGCGATGCATCGCCTATTTAACGCAGACAAAGGGCTTTCTGCCGGAGGAGTTCCGGACAAAAATCGGAAACCGGCTATACGGCTGCGATACATGCCAAACCGTGTGTCCCGAGAACAAAGGCAAGGATTTTCATTTGCATGAAGAAATGGAGCCGGATCCAGAGCTTGCAAAACCGAGCCTAAAGCCGCTGCTTTCCATGTCAAACCGGGAATTTAAAGATAAATTCGGACATGTGTCAGGGTCCTGGAGAGGGAAAAAACCAATCCAGCGCAACGCGATCATTGCCCTCGCTCACTACAAAGACACAACAGCGCTTCCTGATTTGTACAAGCTTGTCAAGGATGACCCAAGGCCTGTCATAAGAGGGACCGCGGCATGGGCAATCGGGAAAATCGGACAGGCCGAGTCGATCTCGTTTCTGGAAGAACATTTGCGAAAAGAAGAAGATGACGAAGTGCTGAAGGAAATGCGGGCGGGACTTGATGTCCTGCGTAAGTGA
- a CDS encoding PhzF family phenazine biosynthesis isomerase, protein MKRIKVLHYDAFSSKPDKGNPAGVILNGDHLKETEMQELARKAGFNETAFPAHSDSADFKIRYFTPGHEMDLCGHGTIAAVYALKENGLLNEEKEMIVETNAGMLPIQLTTTSNELLVTMRQAEPVFKPFKGSKADLMASIGLAEEDLAGDLPIQYGSTGNWTLLVPVKELRAFERMVPHNERFPDLLKEIPKASVHPFCLETYDSAAHMHGRHFSSPFSGTVEDPVTGTASGVMGAYYKKYIAKNEETEISLIIEQGNEIGKEGRVRVKVAQDHGRLHVEMTGNAVFVKEFEIAL, encoded by the coding sequence ATGAAACGTATAAAGGTTCTTCATTATGATGCCTTCAGCAGCAAGCCCGATAAAGGAAATCCAGCTGGAGTGATATTGAACGGGGATCATTTAAAAGAAACGGAAATGCAGGAACTGGCAAGAAAAGCTGGCTTCAATGAAACGGCGTTTCCGGCCCATTCCGATTCCGCCGATTTTAAAATCCGGTATTTTACGCCGGGCCATGAAATGGATTTATGCGGTCATGGAACCATTGCTGCTGTGTATGCGTTAAAAGAAAACGGATTGTTAAATGAAGAAAAAGAGATGATCGTCGAAACAAATGCAGGAATGCTTCCTATTCAGCTTACGACTACTTCCAATGAATTACTTGTAACCATGAGACAGGCGGAACCGGTTTTCAAGCCGTTTAAGGGGTCAAAGGCAGACTTAATGGCTTCTATTGGACTGGCCGAAGAAGATTTAGCCGGCGATTTGCCGATACAATATGGAAGCACAGGAAACTGGACGTTATTAGTCCCCGTTAAAGAGTTGCGTGCTTTTGAAAGAATGGTCCCTCACAATGAGCGATTTCCTGATTTGTTAAAAGAAATCCCGAAAGCATCTGTCCACCCATTTTGCTTAGAAACATATGATTCTGCAGCGCATATGCATGGCCGGCATTTCTCCTCTCCATTTTCAGGCACAGTCGAGGATCCGGTGACGGGAACGGCTTCCGGTGTTATGGGTGCGTATTACAAGAAATACATAGCGAAAAATGAAGAGACCGAAATCAGTCTTATTATCGAGCAGGGAAATGAGATCGGAAAAGAGGGAAGAGTTCGAGTGAAAGTGGCACAAGATCATGGACGCCTTCATGTAGAAATGACGGGAAATGCCGTATTTGTAAAAGAATTTGAGATTGCTTTATGA
- a CDS encoding FMN-binding negative transcriptional regulator, giving the protein MYIPKHFELNDKEAMYHLMKENSFATFFSHHNGEPFASHLPLTIDETEGMIYGHFALPNPQWRDAENQQVLIVFQGPHCYISPAWYGTDKAVPTWNYTAVHVYGELELLKEKNDILEVLSQLVRQHEPADSSYQMEDIEPGYIENLSKGIAAFKIRITKMEGKAKLSQNHPAERQERVIQALENLLGENEQKIAGLMRRNDKR; this is encoded by the coding sequence ATGTACATTCCAAAACACTTCGAACTGAACGATAAAGAAGCCATGTATCACTTAATGAAAGAAAACAGCTTCGCCACTTTTTTTTCCCATCATAACGGTGAACCGTTCGCAAGCCATCTGCCTCTGACAATTGATGAGACAGAAGGAATGATTTACGGTCATTTCGCCCTGCCGAATCCGCAATGGAGGGATGCTGAAAATCAGCAGGTACTCATCGTTTTTCAAGGTCCGCACTGTTACATATCTCCAGCTTGGTACGGTACAGATAAAGCCGTTCCTACCTGGAACTATACAGCAGTCCATGTATATGGTGAACTGGAGCTTTTGAAAGAAAAGAATGACATTTTGGAAGTGCTGTCGCAGCTCGTCCGCCAGCATGAACCTGCAGACAGCTCCTACCAGATGGAGGACATCGAGCCTGGTTATATTGAAAATTTGAGCAAAGGGATTGCAGCCTTTAAAATCCGCATAACGAAGATGGAGGGCAAAGCAAAGCTGAGTCAAAATCATCCTGCTGAACGGCAGGAGCGGGTCATTCAGGCGCTAGAAAATCTGCTTGGCGAAAATGAACAGAAGATTGCCGGCTTGATGAGGAGAAATGATAAACGATGA
- a CDS encoding amidase domain-containing protein, giving the protein MNELLRTAAESRLDYVVNGKTRHLPFMSDAEKLSLERKAEELNERKTLAIKGSSKIKVTGMKEQGDFREVQYILHEKWLIQNDDSFYLEEKIGRRFASLTDAEVLEDWAESRPEVHQDFEAFDDEDLERKGFYYDRMAAVQYAERWWNSHNSQYKNFDVNCTNFVSQCLRSGGAQMRGYPGKGTGWWMQNNTWSYSWAVAHSMNLFLPRSKTGLRGIKVGSAEELRPGDVVCYDFEGDGRFDHTTFVVAKDKNNMPLVNAQTSNSRMRYWSYKDSTAYTPNIRYSFYRIQDDSEKS; this is encoded by the coding sequence GTGAATGAGTTGCTTAGAACAGCAGCGGAAAGCCGGTTGGATTATGTAGTCAATGGGAAGACGAGGCATTTGCCGTTTATGTCGGATGCAGAAAAGCTTTCTCTTGAGCGGAAGGCAGAGGAATTGAATGAGAGAAAGACCCTTGCGATTAAAGGATCGTCGAAGATTAAGGTGACGGGTATGAAAGAACAGGGTGATTTTCGAGAGGTTCAATATATCCTTCATGAAAAGTGGCTCATTCAAAATGACGATTCGTTTTATTTAGAGGAAAAAATAGGCCGGCGTTTTGCCTCCCTCACAGATGCTGAGGTTCTCGAGGATTGGGCGGAAAGCCGGCCGGAGGTTCATCAGGACTTTGAAGCTTTTGATGATGAAGACCTCGAGCGGAAGGGCTTTTATTATGACCGGATGGCGGCAGTACAGTATGCGGAGCGCTGGTGGAACAGCCATAACAGCCAGTATAAAAATTTTGATGTCAACTGCACCAATTTTGTTTCTCAATGCCTTCGCAGCGGAGGAGCACAAATGCGGGGATATCCGGGAAAGGGGACTGGCTGGTGGATGCAGAATAACACATGGAGCTACAGCTGGGCGGTTGCTCATTCTATGAATTTATTCCTCCCCCGGTCGAAAACGGGACTGCGGGGAATCAAGGTTGGCTCAGCTGAAGAGCTGAGACCCGGAGATGTCGTTTGCTATGATTTTGAAGGAGACGGCCGTTTTGATCATACAACCTTTGTTGTCGCCAAGGATAAAAACAACATGCCGCTTGTGAATGCACAGACGTCCAACAGCCGGATGAGGTACTGGTCCTATAAGGATTCGACTGCCTATACACCGAATATCCGCTATTCATTTTACCGGATTCAGGACGATTCTGAGAAAAGCTAA
- the trmL gene encoding tRNA (uridine(34)/cytosine(34)/5-carboxymethylaminomethyluridine(34)-2'-O)-methyltransferase TrmL: MTILGLHVVLYQPEIPANTGNIARTCAATNTVLHLIRPLGFSTDDKMLKRAGLDYWEHVDVRYHDSLDELFAEYENGEFYYLTKHGKQPHTVFDYSDQEKDTFFVFGKETTGLPRDLIDANMDRCLRLPMTEHVRSLNLSNTAAILVYEALRQQNYLDLL; this comes from the coding sequence GTGACCATTTTGGGATTACACGTAGTATTGTATCAGCCGGAGATTCCTGCCAATACGGGAAACATTGCCCGTACATGCGCAGCAACAAACACCGTTCTTCATTTAATCCGCCCGCTTGGGTTTTCAACTGATGATAAAATGCTGAAGCGTGCCGGCCTGGATTATTGGGAGCATGTAGATGTCCGTTACCATGATTCGCTTGACGAATTGTTTGCGGAATATGAGAACGGAGAATTTTACTATTTAACAAAACACGGCAAACAGCCGCATACGGTATTTGACTATTCCGATCAGGAGAAGGATACCTTTTTTGTATTCGGAAAAGAGACGACAGGTCTGCCGCGGGACCTGATTGATGCTAACATGGACCGGTGCCTGAGGCTTCCGATGACAGAGCATGTCCGCTCTCTCAACCTTTCCAACACAGCTGCCATTTTGGTTTATGAAGCCTTGAGACAGCAGAATTATTTGGATTTACTGTAA
- a CDS encoding PrkA family serine protein kinase — MDILKKIERYREDEERLKWEGTFVEYLEILKTRSNVAQSAHSRVYNMIKDHGIEEVNGVKKYKFFDSQLFGLEEALERLVEEYFHPAAKRLDVRKRILLLMGPVSGGKSTLVTMLKRGLEKYSQTDNGSVFAIKGCPMHEDALHLIPHHLRQDFYEEYGIRIEGNLSPLNMMRLQEEYGGRIEDVIVERIFFSEDKRVGIGTFSPSDPKSQDIADLTGSIDFSTIAEYGSESDPRAYRFDGELNKANRGMMEFQEMLKCDEKFLWHLLSLTQEGNFKAGRFALISADELIVAHTNETEYRSFISNKKNEALHSRIIVIPIPYNLRATEEERIYDKMISESDVSDVHIAPHTLKVAAMFSILTRLKEAKRGDIDLVKKMRLYDGESVEGYNTVDLEELKKEYQDEGMSGIDPRYVINRISSTIIRKENPSINALDVLRSLKEGLDQHPSISQEDRERYLNFISVARKEYDDIAKKEVQKAFVYSYEESAKTLMENYLDNVEAYCNKNKLRDPLTGEEMNPDDKLMRSIEEQIGISENAKKAFREEILIRISAYARKGKRFDYNSHERLREAIQKKLFADLKDVVKITTSSKTPDEQQLKKVNEVVKRLIDEHGYNSTSANELLRYVGSLLNR; from the coding sequence ATGGATATCTTAAAGAAGATTGAAAGGTACAGAGAAGATGAAGAGCGTTTGAAATGGGAAGGAACCTTCGTAGAGTATTTGGAAATATTGAAAACTCGCTCCAATGTGGCTCAATCAGCTCACTCGCGGGTTTATAATATGATCAAAGATCACGGCATTGAGGAAGTCAACGGCGTCAAAAAGTACAAATTTTTTGATTCTCAGCTGTTCGGGCTTGAAGAGGCGCTTGAAAGACTTGTAGAAGAATACTTTCACCCTGCTGCCAAGCGGCTCGATGTCCGGAAGCGGATCCTGCTTCTCATGGGTCCGGTAAGCGGAGGGAAATCAACACTTGTCACGATGCTGAAAAGAGGTCTTGAAAAATACTCCCAAACCGATAACGGTTCCGTGTTTGCGATTAAAGGCTGCCCGATGCATGAGGATGCTCTTCATTTAATTCCCCATCACCTTCGCCAGGATTTTTATGAGGAATACGGCATCCGTATCGAAGGCAATCTGTCTCCCTTAAATATGATGAGGCTTCAAGAGGAGTACGGCGGCAGAATTGAAGATGTAATTGTTGAGCGGATCTTTTTCTCCGAGGATAAGCGCGTCGGAATTGGTACGTTCAGTCCATCTGATCCGAAATCACAGGATATTGCCGACTTGACAGGAAGCATCGACTTTTCAACGATCGCCGAGTATGGCTCTGAGTCCGATCCAAGAGCCTATCGCTTTGACGGAGAGCTAAACAAAGCAAACCGCGGAATGATGGAGTTCCAGGAGATGCTGAAATGTGATGAAAAATTCTTATGGCACCTTCTTTCCCTGACACAGGAAGGAAATTTCAAAGCAGGGCGATTCGCACTCATTTCCGCCGACGAGCTGATTGTGGCCCATACGAATGAAACCGAGTACCGCTCCTTCATATCCAATAAGAAAAACGAGGCGCTTCACTCAAGGATTATCGTGATTCCGATTCCATATAATCTGAGAGCAACAGAGGAAGAGCGCATATATGATAAAATGATCAGCGAAAGCGATGTGTCCGATGTCCACATTGCCCCGCATACCCTCAAGGTTGCAGCGATGTTCTCCATTCTAACGAGATTAAAGGAAGCAAAACGCGGAGATATCGACCTCGTGAAGAAGATGAGGCTATACGATGGAGAGAGTGTAGAAGGCTACAACACAGTAGATTTAGAGGAACTGAAGAAGGAATATCAGGATGAGGGCATGAGCGGGATTGATCCGCGGTATGTCATTAACCGGATCTCCTCCACCATCATCCGAAAAGAAAATCCGTCCATCAACGCACTGGATGTCCTTCGTTCTCTTAAAGAGGGGCTCGATCAGCATCCGTCGATCTCACAGGAAGACCGCGAGCGCTACCTGAACTTCATCTCGGTCGCACGTAAAGAGTACGACGATATTGCGAAAAAAGAAGTTCAAAAAGCATTTGTGTATTCCTATGAAGAATCGGCGAAAACCCTTATGGAAAACTATCTGGATAACGTCGAAGCATACTGCAATAAAAATAAGCTGCGCGACCCGCTCACCGGTGAAGAGATGAATCCGGATGACAAGTTGATGCGCTCCATAGAGGAGCAGATCGGGATTTCCGAAAATGCGAAAAAAGCATTCCGCGAAGAAATCCTGATCCGCATTTCCGCCTATGCACGCAAAGGGAAGCGATTTGATTACAACTCACATGAAAGACTGCGCGAAGCCATCCAGAAAAAACTGTTTGCGGATTTAAAGGACGTTGTGAAAATTACGACCTCATCCAAAACACCGGATGAGCAGCAACTGAAAAAGGTAAACGAAGTCGTCAAGCGATTAATTGATGAGCATGGCTATAACTCTACCTCTGCTAATGAACTGCTGCGTTATGTAGGAAGTTTGCTAAATCGATAG